A region from the Musa acuminata AAA Group cultivar baxijiao chromosome BXJ1-10, Cavendish_Baxijiao_AAA, whole genome shotgun sequence genome encodes:
- the LOC103974179 gene encoding uncharacterized protein LOC103974179 has protein sequence MYLVQKRLFCLLSCNKSTIHFSSYQHCSLFSFSTAEDHSSNHRTKFMLVDPLQSCELSTREAAKMAKDRICEKKLPSSSPSIEFFKQSGWSDAQVMKLIKWAPSLLHANVETALKPRLRSLQDMGFSDTEIVQLVSLCPKALLLRDIKSRINFWRSLLGSNERLLKACKRNKFLLGYSLARTIEPNISLLREHGISDERIMHMVTTLPRCFGRIDKLKEVIKYIEELGVPRDSGLYMCALHVVMGMNKSTFDSTSATLMSFGCSQPDIVAAFRKCPNVWALSNKTICDKMTFLMKEAGFELTYIISRPVILTYSLEKRLRPRYEVLNFLKQNKLLDEGHSLPSVVPLSEEKFIKKYLFRLKEKFTSLYDSYLAAVQGKPHVT, from the coding sequence ATGTATTtggtgcagaagaggctctttTGCCTTCTCTCATGTAACAAGTCCACGATCCATTTTTCCTCCTATCAACACTGCAGTCTGTTTAGCTTTTCCACTGCCGAAGATCACAGTTCAAATCATAGAACCAAATTTATGTTGGTCGACCCCCTTCAGTCATGTGAACTTTCCACAAGAGAGGCTGCAAAAATGGCCAAGGATCGCATCTGTGAAAAAAAACTTCCAAGTTCAAGTCCTTCCATCGAGTTCTTTAAGCAGAGCGGTTGGAGTGATGCACAAGTCATGAAGCTTATCAAGTGGGCACCCAGTTTGCTGCATGCTAATGTAGAGACTGCCCTGAAGCCCAGGTTGAGATCTTtgcaggacatgggattttctgacACTGAAATAGTTCAGCTGGTTTCATTATGTCCGAAAGCGCTCCTTTTACGTGACATCAAATCGAGGATCAACTTCTGGAGGTCACTATTAGGTTCGAATGAGAGGCTTCTGAAAGCCTGCAAGAGGAACAAGTTTCTTCTTGGTTATAGCTTGGCTCGGACGATAGAACCTAATATATCTCTCTTGAGGGAACATGGCATCAGTGACGAGCGTATCATGCATATGGTGACGACATTGCCACGCTGTTTTGGTCGAATAGACAAATTAAAGGAGGTTATCAAATATATTGAGGAATTGGGTGTCCCACGTGACTCTGGATTATATATGTGTGCACTTCATGTAGTCATGGGCATGAACAAATCTACTTTTGATTCTACCAGTGCAACTCTGATGAGCTTTGGGTGTTCCCAGCCTGACATCGTTGCTGCATTCAGGAAGTGCCCAAACGTTTGGGCACTCTCAAACAAGACCATATGTGACAAGATGACATTCCTGATGAAGGAAGCTGGTTTTGAGCTGACATATATCATTTCCCGTCCCGTGATTCTTACTTACAGCTTGGAGAAGAGGCTGAGACCTCGATATGAGGTTTTGAATTTTCTTAAGCAGAATAAATTGCTGGATGAAGGACATAGTCTACCATCCGTCGTACCACTATCTGAGGAGAAGTTCATAAAGAAATATCTTTTCCGGCTCAAGGAGAAATTTACTTCTCTCTATGATTCCTATCTTGCTGCTGTTCAGGGAAAGCCACATGTTACTTGA
- the LOC135594683 gene encoding uncharacterized protein LOC135594683 codes for MFLVQKRLSCLLSCNKSTIHLSSYQHCSLFSFSTAEDHSSNHRTKFMLVDPLQSCELSSKEAAKMAKDRICEKKLPSSSPSIEFFKQSGWSDAQVTKLIKWAPNLLHANVETALKPRMRSFKDMGFSDTEIVQLVSLCPKALVLRDIKPRINFWRSLLGSNERLLKACKRNKFILSYSLARTIEPNISLLREHGISDERIMHMVVTMPGCFGRIDKLKEVIKYIEELGVPRDSGVYMCALHVVMRMNKSSFDSTSATLMSFGCSQPDIVAAFRKCPNVWALSNKTICDKMTFLMKEAGFELTSVICRPVILTLSLEKRLRPRYEVMNFLKQNKLLDEGHSLLSVIPLSEEKFIKKYLFRHKEKFTSLYDSYLAAVQGKPHVVP; via the coding sequence ATGTTTTTGGTGCAGAAGAGGCTCTCTTGCCTTCTCTCATGTAACAAGTCCACGATCCATCTTTCCTCCTATCAACACTGCAGTCTGTTTAGCTTTTCCACTGCCGAAGATCACAGTTCAAATCATAGAACCAAATTTATGTTGGTCGACCCCCTTCAGTCATGTGAACTTTCCTCAAAAGAGGCTGCAAAAATGGCCAAGGATCGCATCTGTGAAAAAAAACTTCCAAGTTCAAGTCCTTCcattgagttctttaagcagaGCGGTTGGAGTGATGCACAAGTCACGAAGCTTATCAAGTGGGCACCCAATTTGCTACATGCTAATGTAGAGACTGCCCTgaagcccaggatgagatctttcaaggacatgggattttctgacACTGAAATAGTTCAGCTGGTTTCATTATGTCCGAAAGCGCTCGTTTTACGTGACATCAAACCGAGGATCAACTTCTGGAGGTCACTATTAGGTTCGAATGAGAGGCTTCTGAAAGCCTGCAAGaggaacaagtttattcttagttaTAGCTTGGCTCGGACGATAGAACCTAATATATCTCTCTTGAGGGAACATGGCATCAGTGACGAGCGTATCATGCATATGGTGGTGACAATGCCAGGCTGTTTTGGTCGAATAGACAAATTAAAGGAGGTTATCAAATATATTGAGGAATTGGGTGTCCCACGTGACTCTGGAGTATATATGTGTGCACTTCATGTAGTCATGCGCATGAACAAATCTAGTTTTGATTCTACCAGTGCAACTCTGATGAGCTTTGGTTGTTCCCAGCCTGACATCGTTGCTGCATTCAGGAAGTGCCCAAACGTTTGGGCACTCTCAAACAAGACCATATGTGACAAGATGACATTCCTGATGAAGGAAGCTGGTTTTGAGCTGACATCTGTCATTTGCCGTCCCGTGATTCTTACACTCAGTTTGGAGAAGAGGCTGAGACCTCGATATGAGGTTATGAATTTTCTTAAGCAGAATAAATTGTTGGATGAAGGACATAGTCTACTATCCGTCATACCACTATCTGAGGAGAAGTTCATAAAGAAATATCTTTTCCGGCACAAGGAGAAATTTACTTCTCTCTATGATTCCTATCTTGCTGCTGTGCAGGGAAAGCCACACGTTGTTCCTTGA